The segment TCCCCTTCGAGGCAGATGTCACCCGAGCAGCAGATGTGGAGCGCTGGGTTGAAAGGGTGCACCAGAAGTGGGGCAGGTGTGATGTGCTGGTCGCTCTGGTGGGTGGTTTCAAAGCCGGAACCCCGGTCCACGAAATGGAAGAACAGGATTGGGACCAGATGATGAACCTCAATGCCCGCAGTGTGTTTCTGACCACCCGAGCGGTGGTGCCTCACATGCTGGAACAGGGCTCTGGAAAAATCATCACGGTGGGTGCAAAAGCAGGTCTGGCTGCGGGCAAAGGGGCCAGTGCCTATTCCGCTTCCAAAGCTGCCGTGCTGCGCCTGACCGAAGCCCTGTCTCTGGAACTCAAGGACCACCACATCAACGTCAATGCGGTGATCCCGAGCACCATTGATACCCCAACCAACAGGAGCAGCATGCCGAATGCTGACCACAGCAAATGGGTTTCCCCAGAGGACCTTGCCCACGTGGTGGTGTTTCTGGCCTCAGAGCAGGCTCGGGCCATTCATGGGGCACAGATTCCGGTTTATGGCCGGGCTTGAAGATCAACCTTCAAAGCGTTTGAAGACCAGAGAAGCGTTCAAGCCTCCAAAAGCGAAAGAATTGCTCAGGGCGGCCCGCACCTCGGTGTGAACCGCCTGATGGGCAATTTTGAGGGGGATGTCGGCGTCTTCTGCGTTGATGCTGGGTGGAACCGTTCCAGAGTGAATGGCCTGAATGCAAGCGATGGCCTCGATGGCACCTGCAGCCCCGAGCAGGTGCCCGGTCATGCTTTTGGTGCTGGACACCCAGATGTCATCGATGGCCTCGCCAAAGGCAGCACGCAGGGCGCTGGCCTCTGCTTTGTCTCCAACAGGGGTGCTGGTGGCGTGTGCATTGATGTAATCGATGCCTGAAGCGTCCAGACCAGACTCCCTGAGGGCCGCACGGATGGCCAGCAAAGCCCCTGAGCCTTCCGGGTGCGGTTCGGTGATGTGGTGGGCATCCGCACTGCGACCAAACCCCACCATTTCAGCGTAAATTCTGGCCCCTCTGGCCTGGGCATGTTCCAGAGATTCCAGCACCAACACAGCGGCCCCTTCACCCAGCACAAAACCATCCCTCTGGGCCGAGAAAGGACGGCTGGCTTTTTCAGGTTCATCGTTTCTGCGGCTGAGGGCTTTCATGTTGGCAAAACCACTGATCACCAGAGGGGTCACGATGGCTTCGGTGCCTCCGGCCAGCATCACATCGGCCTCACCGAAACCAATGGCCCGGTAAGCGTTGCCCAGAGCATCTGCCCCGGTGGTGCAAGCGGTGGACACGCTGGAAGCCACCCCCTGAAGGCCGTAACGGATGGCCACATGGCTGGAAGCTGCGTTCGCCATCAGCATCGGAATGAAAAACGGGCTGACCCGGCCCACTCCACGTTCCCATGCCACTTTTGACTGGCTTTCCCAGGTGTCCATTCCACCAATGGCAGAGCCAATCAAAGCACCAAAACGGGTGCGGTCGGTGTGCTCTGGATTCAGGCTCGCATCCTGCAAAGCCAGTTCTGCCGCTGCCACCCCGAGGTGCACAAAGCGGTCGGTGCGTTTGACCTCTCTGGCATCCATGAAATCCTGAGGATCGAGGTCCACTTCACCAGCAATCTGCACCGGCAGGTCGGAGGGGTCAAACCTCTGGATGGGGCGCACCCCGGACTTGCCTTGAAGTTGTTGTTCATGAAAGGCTTGCGCTGAATTGCCCAGAGGGCTGATGGTGCCCAGACCTGTGACCACCACACGGGTTTTTTGATGTTGCATGGATTCTCCTGACAAAAACATTCAATGCCTGAGGGTCACGCCCATGGATGGCGTCACGGTTCGATGTTCATTTTCTGCGTGCAGAGGTGATTTTGGCGGTGCTTTTGGTGAAGGTGTACACCAGTGTTCCTTTGGGGTGGAAGGCTGTGATCTTGAATCCTTTGCCATCTCTGGTGATTTTCCAGCTCACCTGTGCTTCACAGTTGGGGGAGTACTTGCCTTTGAATGGAGCAGTGGTTTTGTTTCCGGTTCCAGAAGCAGACACCACATACTTCATTTTGTGGTCCATGGCATAAACCTCTTGCTGAATGGCCAGGTTGTACACGCACTCCTGGGTGAACCTGTTGAAAGCGCTCTGGGCCAGAGCAGATCCACCCAGCAACAACACGGTGGCAGACCACCTCAATAAAGGAGAAGATTGGAACATGTTTTGATCTTACTGCAAGGGGTTCAGATGTTTCTGAGGTGGGTACAGGGATCAAGCTTCTTCGGTGTCTTCCCTGAACGGCAAAGGGTCATGCATCCTCTGGCGCAAGATCACATAAAAGCGCTTTTTGGGGCCTGCGGCTTCCCAGTGGTCCTGCACCACCGTTTTGAATTCCAGTTCCCGGCCTGCGTCCCGCTCAGCCAGAATTTTGGCATCGTCGTAGGTCCGTGCAAGGCTGAGAAACACCCGGCGCACCTCTCCGGTTCCGGTGTTGACACTGCTGCTCGAATAGTGGGCGAGAATGAAAATTTGCACATCCATGCCTCCACTTTAAGGGTCCGCATGTGAAAAGTCAGTACAAGTCGTGACACAGCACAAAAAAGACCCTGCATTTGAGCAGG is part of the Deinococcus misasensis DSM 22328 genome and harbors:
- a CDS encoding SDR family oxidoreductase: MSRVVLVTGATGGLGPAVVRAFVALGDRVSFTDRSLKKAQSFMQEEQHTDEQVFPFEADVTRAADVERWVERVHQKWGRCDVLVALVGGFKAGTPVHEMEEQDWDQMMNLNARSVFLTTRAVVPHMLEQGSGKIITVGAKAGLAAGKGASAYSASKAAVLRLTEALSLELKDHHINVNAVIPSTIDTPTNRSSMPNADHSKWVSPEDLAHVVVFLASEQARAIHGAQIPVYGRA
- the fabF gene encoding beta-ketoacyl-ACP synthase II; the encoded protein is MQHQKTRVVVTGLGTISPLGNSAQAFHEQQLQGKSGVRPIQRFDPSDLPVQIAGEVDLDPQDFMDAREVKRTDRFVHLGVAAAELALQDASLNPEHTDRTRFGALIGSAIGGMDTWESQSKVAWERGVGRVSPFFIPMLMANAASSHVAIRYGLQGVASSVSTACTTGADALGNAYRAIGFGEADVMLAGGTEAIVTPLVISGFANMKALSRRNDEPEKASRPFSAQRDGFVLGEGAAVLVLESLEHAQARGARIYAEMVGFGRSADAHHITEPHPEGSGALLAIRAALRESGLDASGIDYINAHATSTPVGDKAEASALRAAFGEAIDDIWVSSTKSMTGHLLGAAGAIEAIACIQAIHSGTVPPSINAEDADIPLKIAHQAVHTEVRAALSNSFAFGGLNASLVFKRFEG